The nucleotide window CGTGGAGCGGCACCGGGACGACCACCTCGGGGCGCCAGGGGCCGAAGAGGGCGTGGGCCCTCTCCACGAAGAGGTCGCCGAGCTGGTCAGCCAGCGAGGGCCAGAAATCGTACTTGAACTCGTACAGCAACCGGATCAGCGGCTGGGTGTACAGGGCCGTTCCGCGCAGGGTCACCGAAAAGGGGGAGACGCGGCAGTCGAGGCACAGGTTCTCCCCCTGCGGGTCGCTTATCTCCTTCTTTTCCAGCGGCTTGCCGCAGGCGCCGCACCAGGGGTGCTTTATCAGCTCCACGCAGCGCCAGCAGGCCGGGCAGAGCCCGATTTTTTGCCCCTGGGGCAGCCGCTCGCAGCAGACCTGGCAGCCCGGCGGGTAGAGGAGACGGAGCAGCCCGTCAACCGTCCGCTTGCCCAGCGCCCGCGCTTGGGTGAGCATCACCCGCCCCCCGGGTGGAGGAGGTCGAAGATGAGCTTCAGGGCCTGGACGGTCCGGGGCCCGGCCCGGGTGACGAGACAGGGGTCGAGGGCGTGGACCCGGCCCGAGGCGACCGCGCTCAGGTGC belongs to bacterium and includes:
- a CDS encoding ComF family protein, yielding MLTQARALGKRTVDGLLRLLYPPGCQVCCERLPQGQKIGLCPACWRCVELIKHPWCGACGKPLEKKEISDPQGENLCLDCRVSPFSVTLRGTALYTQPLIRLLYEFKYDFWPSLADQLGDLFVERAHALFGPWRPEVVVPVPLHVKRLRWRGFNQSRLLAKRVAAHWGVPLAEPLVRVRNTIPQATLPAEARLTNVAGAFAVRDPGIVAGRRVCLVDDVSTTGSTILECGKVLREAGATEVRAYVLARP